The Prevotella melaninogenica genome window below encodes:
- a CDS encoding isochorismatase family protein produces MKKLLLIVDPQIDFITGTLPVAGAAEAMDALATYVKEHGNEYTVKIVTADWHPYHHSSFADEGGVWPRHCVQHSIGAAIWESLLVALNESKGGFTLLYKGDSIEKDEYSIMQNESSAGVLSQLIKALRIEQIDVCGLAGDICVLNTAKDLKDVIGSAKLNVLEDYSPSLDGGTALSAFIASL; encoded by the coding sequence ATGAAAAAGCTATTGTTAATAGTCGATCCACAAATCGACTTTATTACAGGAACACTTCCTGTAGCAGGCGCAGCAGAAGCAATGGATGCGCTGGCAACGTATGTAAAAGAGCATGGTAATGAATATACTGTGAAGATAGTTACAGCAGATTGGCATCCTTATCATCATAGTTCGTTTGCTGATGAGGGTGGAGTGTGGCCACGCCATTGTGTGCAGCATTCTATTGGTGCAGCTATTTGGGAATCATTATTGGTTGCTCTTAATGAATCAAAGGGCGGCTTTACCTTATTATATAAGGGTGATAGCATAGAAAAGGATGAGTATTCTATCATGCAAAATGAATCTTCTGCGGGTGTTCTCAGCCAGTTGATTAAGGCTTTGAGGATAGAACAAATAGATGTTTGTGGCTTGGCTGGAGATATATGCGTTCTAAATACTGCAAAGGATTTAAAGGATGTTATTGGCAGTGCAAAGCTTAATGTACTTGAAGATTATTCGCCTTCTTTGGATGGTGGAACGGCTTTAAGTGCTTTTATTGCAAGCCTATAA
- a CDS encoding DUF4339 domain-containing protein: MEYYIKINEEKRGPYSLNELAERKLDETSLVMPTDGVEWVPANQIEELRTLFESKDSTDNPVKTEEIPFVEARPIIQAAPQEAVQQPQPAPKKKSHTGCLISILLTLVVLVAVMVVTCPKTEQHKEVLSTVITTTVNNAVNDNDNLTGNTFIDNAFKTVSNAFAGKVIETAVDNLVTVDNYVVCSLGKVHYDGKDHIVSLGVFGHIFTVDEDDLREAAELYYKKEEINMKEQLKKKAQKMLQENIIAPATSAIEGLLGSAMDGLLDEIGLDNQPSKQSKKKTLEADSI; encoded by the coding sequence ATGGAATACTATATCAAGATTAATGAAGAAAAAAGAGGTCCTTATAGCCTCAACGAATTAGCTGAACGTAAGTTGGATGAAACGTCATTGGTTATGCCAACAGATGGTGTAGAATGGGTTCCTGCCAACCAGATAGAGGAACTTCGCACACTCTTTGAGAGCAAAGATTCAACTGATAATCCTGTTAAAACAGAAGAGATACCTTTTGTTGAAGCCAGACCAATCATACAAGCTGCACCACAAGAAGCAGTTCAGCAGCCACAACCAGCACCTAAGAAGAAGAGTCACACTGGCTGCCTTATCAGTATTTTGCTCACACTCGTAGTCTTGGTTGCAGTAATGGTTGTTACTTGTCCTAAGACGGAACAACACAAGGAAGTTCTCTCTACCGTTATCACCACGACTGTGAACAATGCTGTAAATGACAACGATAATCTTACAGGCAACACTTTCATCGACAACGCTTTCAAAACAGTCAGCAATGCCTTTGCAGGTAAGGTGATTGAGACTGCTGTTGATAACCTCGTCACTGTTGATAACTATGTTGTATGTTCATTAGGTAAGGTACACTACGATGGAAAAGATCATATTGTATCATTAGGTGTGTTCGGGCATATCTTTACCGTAGATGAAGATGACCTTCGAGAAGCTGCAGAGCTGTATTACAAGAAGGAGGAAATCAACATGAAGGAACAACTTAAGAAGAAAGCACAGAAGATGTTGCAGGAAAACATCATTGCACCTGCAACCTCAGCCATCGAAGGACTCTTGGGAAGTGCTATGGATGGTCTTCTGGATGAAATCGGCTTAGACAATCAACCCTCAAAACAAAGTAAGAAAAAGACATTGGAAGCTGATTCTATCTAA
- a CDS encoding endonuclease/exonuclease/phosphatase family protein gives MRILLTFLFLLSSFLSVAQTRLTIVELNTENLFDTRHDTLKNDYEFLPDSPRHWTRTKYWQKLNRIGQTIIACGEDSSGWTLPDIVGLCEVENDSVLFDLTRRSLLRKARYEYVMTASNDARGIDVALLYSPFSFRLIKADTIRVIPMKEMRPTRDILHVEGEIESGDTLHVFLLHAPSRMGGELYSRPFRKHVMEQLCNVIDSLRRQYVEPKLLVMGDFNDYADSPSLQLAYEHGLINVSAEAHGCNGAKGTYRYHGAWGSLDQILVSKNLRSWMIDCRINDARFLLEEDTKYGGVKPRRNYNGMRFNNGFSDHLPLVLRLQH, from the coding sequence ATGCGTATATTGTTAACCTTTTTGTTCTTGTTGAGTTCTTTTTTATCAGTAGCTCAAACTCGTTTGACGATTGTTGAACTCAATACTGAGAACTTGTTTGATACTCGGCACGATACTTTGAAGAATGATTATGAATTCTTACCAGACTCTCCTCGACATTGGACACGTACGAAGTATTGGCAGAAACTGAATAGAATAGGACAGACAATCATTGCTTGTGGCGAAGATAGTAGTGGTTGGACGCTGCCTGATATTGTAGGTTTATGCGAGGTAGAGAACGATAGTGTGCTCTTTGACCTTACTCGTCGATCTTTGTTGCGTAAGGCCCGTTATGAATATGTGATGACAGCCTCGAATGATGCGCGTGGTATTGATGTGGCGTTGTTATATTCTCCTTTTTCTTTCCGATTGATAAAAGCCGATACAATACGTGTCATACCCATGAAGGAAATGCGCCCAACTCGAGATATTCTACATGTAGAAGGTGAAATAGAAAGCGGTGATACGCTGCACGTCTTCCTACTTCATGCACCAAGTCGAATGGGTGGTGAACTTTATTCTCGTCCTTTTAGAAAGCACGTGATGGAACAGTTATGTAATGTAATAGATTCTCTTCGTAGGCAGTATGTTGAACCTAAATTGTTGGTGATGGGTGACTTTAATGATTATGCAGATAGTCCTTCACTACAACTTGCGTACGAACATGGATTGATAAATGTGTCTGCGGAAGCGCATGGGTGTAATGGAGCAAAGGGAACTTATCGCTATCATGGAGCATGGGGAAGCCTGGATCAGATACTTGTGAGTAAAAATCTACGTTCATGGATGATAGACTGCCGTATTAATGATGCTCGATTTCTGTTAGAAGAAGATACGAAATACGGCGGAGTAAAGCCCCGCCGCAATTATAATGGTATGCGTTTTAATAATGGATTTAGTGACCATCTTCCACTTGTTCTGCGTCTCCAGCATTGA
- a CDS encoding bifunctional 3-deoxy-7-phosphoheptulonate synthase/chorismate mutase type II, translating into MELELEPLRLPSDKERPLVIAGPCSAETEEQVMSTAHSLAAKGCHIFRAGVWKPRTKPGGFEGNGEMALPWMQRVKEETGMMISTEVATPEHVEVALKYGMDILWVGARTSANPFAMQALADALQGIDIPVLVKNPVNPDLELWIGALQRLNQAGLKRLGVIHRGFSSYEKKIYRNAPMWQIPIELRRRIPGLPIICDPSHIGGRRDLIAPLCQQAMDLGFDGLIVESHCTPEKAWSDAEQQVTPDILDYILSLLVVRDHSSTTEGLRFLRAQIDELDNSLMGLLAKRFRICREIGAFKKAHNMTILQAGRYGEILEKRGAQASLCGMDANFAAQVFELIHEESVRQQLEVVNK; encoded by the coding sequence ATGGAGTTAGAGTTAGAGCCTTTGCGACTTCCGAGCGATAAAGAACGTCCGTTAGTGATTGCAGGGCCTTGTTCGGCAGAAACAGAAGAACAGGTGATGTCTACGGCACATAGTCTTGCTGCCAAGGGATGTCATATTTTCCGTGCAGGTGTATGGAAACCGCGTACGAAACCGGGTGGTTTTGAGGGCAATGGAGAGATGGCTTTACCATGGATGCAGCGTGTAAAGGAAGAGACAGGCATGATGATTTCAACCGAGGTGGCGACACCTGAGCATGTCGAAGTGGCTCTGAAATATGGTATGGACATTCTTTGGGTAGGTGCAAGAACATCTGCCAATCCTTTTGCTATGCAAGCTTTGGCTGATGCTTTGCAAGGAATAGACATCCCTGTATTGGTAAAGAATCCTGTGAATCCTGACCTTGAACTGTGGATTGGTGCACTTCAAAGACTTAATCAAGCCGGCTTGAAACGTTTAGGAGTTATTCATCGAGGTTTCTCAAGCTATGAAAAGAAAATTTATCGAAATGCCCCTATGTGGCAGATTCCTATAGAGTTGCGTAGAAGAATACCAGGACTTCCTATCATCTGTGACCCAAGTCATATCGGTGGTCGCCGCGATTTGATAGCTCCATTATGTCAGCAGGCTATGGACTTAGGCTTTGATGGTTTGATAGTAGAGAGTCATTGTACGCCAGAGAAGGCGTGGAGCGATGCAGAACAGCAGGTAACTCCTGATATCCTTGATTATATTCTTTCGCTTTTGGTAGTACGCGATCACAGCTCTACAACTGAAGGACTTAGATTTCTTCGTGCTCAAATAGACGAGCTTGATAACTCTTTAATGGGACTTCTTGCCAAGCGTTTCCGCATTTGTCGTGAGATCGGAGCCTTTAAAAAAGCGCATAATATGACCATTCTTCAAGCTGGTAGATATGGTGAAATCCTCGAAAAGCGTGGCGCACAAGCAAGCCTATGCGGTATGGATGCCAACTTTGCTGCTCAGGTATTTGAATTAATACATGAGGAGAGTGTACGTCAGCAGTTGGAGGTTGTGAATAAGTAG
- the glmM gene encoding phosphoglucosamine mutase, producing the protein MTLIKSISGIRGTIGGRAGDTLNPLDIVKFVSAYATFIARKHPEKKLKIVVGRDARISGPMVKNVVCGTLMGIGADVVNIGLATTPTTELAVRMSGADGGIIITASHNPRHWNALKLLNEEGEFLTAADGAEVLDIAEREDFDYADVDGLGSYTDDDSFDERHIEEVMNLELLDLEAVKNRKFRVVVDSINSVGGVILPKLLDRLGVEYKFLNGDATGDFAHNPEPIAANLTGIMDEVAKGGYDLGIVVDPDVDRLAFIQEDGKMYGEEYTLVTVADYILEHVKGNTVSNLSSTRALRDVTEKHGGKYYASAVGEVNVTTKMKEVGAVIGGEGNGGVIYPESHYGRDALVGIALFLSSLAQKGLKASELRKTFPEYFIAKNRIDLTPDTDVDAILVRVKELYGQEKDVQVTDIDGVKLDFPDAWVHLRKSNTEPIIRVYSEANTMEAADALGKKLMQVVYDMQ; encoded by the coding sequence ATGACGCTTATTAAATCTATTTCCGGCATCCGTGGAACTATCGGAGGTCGTGCGGGCGATACGCTGAACCCGCTGGACATCGTTAAATTCGTTTCTGCATACGCTACGTTCATTGCACGTAAGCACCCAGAGAAGAAGCTGAAGATTGTTGTTGGTCGTGATGCACGTATCTCTGGTCCAATGGTTAAGAATGTTGTATGCGGTACGCTGATGGGTATTGGTGCAGATGTTGTGAACATTGGTTTGGCTACAACACCTACAACAGAGTTAGCGGTACGCATGAGTGGTGCAGATGGTGGTATCATCATCACCGCTTCTCATAATCCACGCCATTGGAACGCCTTAAAACTTCTGAATGAGGAGGGTGAGTTTCTTACTGCAGCTGATGGTGCTGAGGTACTTGATATCGCTGAGCGTGAGGACTTTGATTATGCAGATGTAGATGGTTTGGGTAGTTATACTGATGACGATTCATTTGATGAGCGCCATATAGAAGAGGTGATGAACCTTGAATTGCTTGACCTTGAGGCTGTTAAGAATCGTAAGTTCCGTGTTGTAGTTGATTCTATCAATTCTGTTGGTGGTGTTATCCTGCCTAAGCTTCTCGATCGTTTAGGTGTTGAATATAAGTTTCTTAATGGTGATGCTACAGGCGACTTTGCTCACAATCCAGAGCCAATCGCAGCAAACCTCACAGGCATTATGGACGAGGTAGCCAAGGGTGGTTATGATTTGGGTATCGTTGTTGACCCTGATGTAGACCGTTTGGCATTCATTCAGGAGGATGGTAAGATGTATGGTGAGGAGTACACACTCGTCACAGTAGCAGACTATATCCTCGAGCATGTGAAGGGTAACACTGTTAGTAACCTCTCTTCAACTCGTGCTTTGCGTGACGTGACAGAGAAGCATGGCGGTAAGTATTATGCTTCTGCTGTTGGTGAGGTGAATGTTACCACAAAGATGAAGGAAGTCGGTGCTGTTATTGGTGGTGAAGGTAATGGTGGTGTTATCTATCCAGAAAGCCATTATGGTCGTGATGCCCTTGTTGGTATTGCGCTCTTCCTTAGTTCTTTGGCACAGAAGGGACTGAAGGCAAGCGAACTTCGCAAGACTTTCCCTGAGTATTTCATCGCCAAGAATCGTATCGACCTTACTCCTGATACAGATGTTGATGCAATCCTTGTGCGTGTGAAAGAACTTTATGGACAGGAGAAGGATGTACAAGTAACTGATATTGATGGCGTTAAGCTCGACTTTCCTGATGCTTGGGTTCATCTCCGTAAGTCAAATACAGAACCTATTATTCGTGTTTACAGCGAGGCTAACACCATGGAGGCTGCTGACGCATTGGGCAAGAAGTTGATGCAGGTAGTTTACGATATGCAGTAA
- a CDS encoding DUF4827 domain-containing protein has protein sequence MKKINFLLVVLAAMLAFSSCNKTETYADQLERETEAINSFIVKKRINVISEEQFAKQGNTTDITKNQYVLFPNTGVYMQIVEKGTGEVIKKGETATVLCRFSERNLITDTLQLSNQFLVFGPKVDKMSVTNTSGTYTASFDPTSSVMADIYKSTSVPAGWLVPMPYIALGRLVNASSKLSHVRLIVPSQQGQLNASKAVYPCYYDLTFQRGL, from the coding sequence ATGAAGAAGATAAATTTTCTCCTTGTTGTATTAGCTGCAATGTTGGCGTTTAGTTCATGTAATAAGACTGAGACTTATGCTGATCAGTTGGAGCGAGAGACAGAAGCGATTAACTCATTTATAGTCAAGAAGCGTATAAATGTAATTAGCGAAGAGCAGTTTGCAAAACAAGGGAATACTACAGATATAACGAAGAATCAGTATGTTCTTTTCCCAAATACTGGTGTTTACATGCAGATTGTTGAAAAAGGAACTGGCGAAGTAATTAAGAAAGGCGAGACAGCCACTGTCCTCTGCCGTTTTAGCGAGCGCAACCTTATTACAGATACGCTGCAGTTATCTAATCAGTTCCTCGTCTTTGGTCCTAAGGTTGACAAGATGTCTGTAACAAACACAAGTGGAACATACACCGCTTCATTTGACCCTACTTCCAGTGTGATGGCTGACATCTACAAGAGTACTTCTGTTCCAGCAGGTTGGTTGGTTCCAATGCCTTATATTGCTCTTGGTAGACTGGTAAATGCTTCATCTAAGTTGTCACACGTGAGACTTATCGTTCCTTCACAGCAGGGACAGCTTAATGCTTCAAAGGCAGTCTATCCTTGCTATTATGACCTTACTTTCCAGAGAGGTCTTTAA
- a CDS encoding patatin-like phospholipase family protein, which translates to MQIDRNTGLVLEGGGMRGVFTSGVLDAFMKYKLYFHYIVAVSAGACNGLSYASRQPRRARISNIDMLAKYDYIGLRHLVTQGCIFDPDLLYHRFPYELIPFDYEEYFRNCRNGYIFEMVVTNCQTGFAEYLSESSGDTHRLNVLARASSSLPYVSKIVEVDGKELLDGGIVDSIPILRSIETGHEANVVISTRNKGWRDTGRDHKQPKFIYRNYPRLRVALSRRIEAYNRQLDLVDELEEQGKILVIRPEEPIVVGRMEKDVDKLEHLYEEGFRLGEQFVKEHLPHLL; encoded by the coding sequence ATGCAAATAGATAGGAATACGGGTTTAGTGTTGGAAGGAGGAGGGATGCGTGGTGTATTTACCTCTGGTGTTTTAGATGCTTTTATGAAATATAAGCTCTATTTTCATTACATTGTTGCAGTATCTGCAGGAGCGTGTAATGGTTTGTCGTATGCCAGTCGTCAACCACGTCGTGCTCGTATTTCTAATATTGATATGCTTGCCAAATATGATTACATAGGCTTGCGCCATCTCGTTACGCAGGGATGTATTTTCGACCCAGATTTACTTTATCATCGTTTCCCTTACGAGCTTATTCCTTTTGATTATGAAGAGTATTTCCGTAATTGTAGGAATGGATATATCTTTGAGATGGTGGTGACAAACTGTCAGACTGGTTTTGCAGAATATCTCTCAGAATCGTCAGGTGATACGCATCGTCTTAATGTATTGGCACGTGCTTCTTCAAGTCTTCCTTACGTTAGTAAGATTGTTGAGGTGGATGGTAAGGAGTTATTGGATGGTGGTATTGTCGACTCTATTCCTATACTGCGTTCTATAGAGACTGGACACGAGGCAAATGTGGTCATCAGTACGCGTAACAAAGGTTGGAGAGATACTGGACGTGACCATAAACAACCCAAGTTTATCTATCGCAACTATCCACGTTTACGTGTTGCATTGAGTCGTAGAATAGAAGCATATAATCGGCAACTCGACTTGGTGGATGAGTTGGAGGAACAAGGTAAGATACTTGTTATTCGTCCAGAAGAACCTATTGTTGTAGGACGAATGGAGAAAGATGTTGATAAGCTTGAGCATCTCTATGAGGAAGGTTTCCGATTAGGTGAACAATTTGTGAAGGAGCATCTTCCTCATCTTCTCTAA
- a CDS encoding aminopeptidase P family protein produces the protein MFNKETYVKRRAELKKLVGEGIIILFGNNESPANFPANGYYPFRQDSSFLYYFGQKRDGLVGVIDIDNDTETLVGDDIDIDDIVWYGSVDSVKDMADAVGVANTVNMKGLKTICNNALREHRKVHFLPPYRADIKIQIFDLFGIHPNQQKESASMELIRAVVKMRSVKTQEEIEELERAAVIGYKMHTTAMILGKPGVTEQFVGGQVSGIANSYGSMVSFPTIFSQHGEIMHGNPSMAVLEAGRLALCDCGAETVNHYCSDNTRTFPVSGKFTQKQLEIYKVVEECHDAALKLSKPGVKYMDVHFAICRIIFDRMKELGLAKGDTDAAVAAGAHAMFLPHGLGHMMGMDVHDMESFDQINVGFDEETRPNLEQFGTNCLRMGRRLEEGFVVTDEPGIYFIPALIDEWRAKKHCADFLNFDKLDEYKDFGGIRLEDDLLITKDGCRFIGKDIIPYHPQDVEDFIAANR, from the coding sequence ATGTTTAACAAAGAAACCTATGTAAAGCGCCGTGCAGAGCTTAAGAAACTTGTTGGAGAGGGTATTATTATTCTCTTTGGCAACAATGAGTCGCCTGCAAACTTCCCTGCGAATGGATATTATCCTTTCCGTCAGGATTCATCATTCCTCTATTATTTTGGTCAGAAACGTGACGGATTAGTTGGTGTTATTGATATTGACAATGACACAGAAACACTTGTTGGCGATGACATTGATATCGACGACATTGTATGGTACGGTAGCGTTGACTCTGTAAAAGATATGGCTGATGCCGTTGGTGTAGCCAACACTGTCAACATGAAGGGTCTAAAGACCATTTGTAACAATGCGTTGCGAGAGCATCGTAAGGTTCATTTCCTACCTCCTTATCGTGCTGATATTAAGATTCAAATATTCGACCTCTTTGGTATTCATCCTAATCAACAGAAAGAGTCAGCAAGTATGGAACTTATCCGTGCGGTTGTTAAGATGCGTTCTGTAAAGACACAGGAAGAAATTGAGGAGTTGGAGCGTGCTGCTGTTATTGGCTACAAGATGCACACAACTGCTATGATATTGGGTAAGCCAGGTGTAACTGAGCAGTTCGTTGGTGGTCAGGTTAGCGGTATCGCTAACTCATATGGTTCCATGGTATCATTCCCAACCATCTTCTCTCAGCATGGTGAGATTATGCATGGCAATCCTTCGATGGCAGTATTGGAGGCTGGTCGCCTTGCTCTCTGTGACTGTGGTGCTGAGACCGTCAACCACTACTGTTCTGATAACACCCGTACATTCCCTGTAAGTGGTAAATTTACTCAGAAACAATTGGAGATTTACAAGGTCGTAGAAGAGTGCCACGATGCTGCATTAAAGCTTTCTAAGCCGGGTGTTAAGTATATGGACGTTCACTTTGCCATTTGCCGTATTATCTTTGATCGTATGAAAGAACTTGGATTGGCTAAGGGCGACACTGATGCAGCTGTAGCTGCAGGTGCACATGCTATGTTCCTGCCTCATGGACTTGGCCATATGATGGGTATGGATGTTCACGATATGGAGTCTTTCGATCAAATTAATGTTGGCTTCGACGAAGAGACACGTCCTAACCTTGAGCAGTTTGGTACTAACTGCTTACGTATGGGTCGTCGCTTGGAAGAGGGCTTTGTCGTTACTGATGAACCGGGTATCTATTTTATCCCAGCATTGATTGACGAGTGGCGTGCAAAGAAACATTGTGCCGACTTCCTCAACTTCGATAAGTTAGATGAGTACAAGGACTTCGGAGGTATCCGTCTTGAAGACGATCTTCTCATCACCAAGGATGGTTGCCGATTCATAGGCAAGGATATTATTCCTTATCATCCACAAGATGTCGAAGACTTCATTGCCGCAAACCGATAA
- a CDS encoding aminopeptidase C: MRKTFVVALLALFAIGANAADKKEGATSNKPVFTVVKQIPITSIKDQNRSGTCWDYSTLSYFEAEILKKTGKTYDLCESFVANKTYMERAIQVVRFHGDCQFAQGGSAYDVLHTLETYGICPESAMPFPGSLYGDSLNNFNEFFSLLEPYVNGIARNKANKISGQWKQGLQGILDAYLGKCPETFTYEGKQYTPKSFAASLGLNWSDYVTITSYTHHPFYSQFAVEVQDNWRFPLSYNLPMDEMMRIIDNAVMNGYTVAWGGDVSEPGFTRKGLAYMVDGKKVESMKGSDMAHWLGLSAAKKKDIIDSLGVNVPEVVPTQQQRQERFDNWELTDDHGMLIFGIAKDQNGKEYYMVKNSWGETGDYKGIWYMTKNFIAANTMDYMVNKNAIPKDIRKKMGL; this comes from the coding sequence ATGAGAAAAACTTTTGTTGTAGCATTGCTCGCTTTGTTTGCGATAGGCGCTAATGCCGCAGACAAGAAAGAGGGTGCAACCTCTAACAAGCCTGTTTTTACTGTAGTAAAGCAGATTCCAATTACAAGTATTAAGGACCAGAACCGTTCAGGCACATGCTGGGACTATTCAACTCTTAGCTACTTCGAGGCTGAGATTTTGAAGAAGACTGGTAAGACATACGACCTCTGTGAGAGTTTCGTTGCTAACAAGACATACATGGAGCGCGCTATTCAGGTTGTTCGCTTCCATGGTGATTGCCAGTTTGCTCAAGGTGGTTCTGCATACGATGTATTGCACACCCTTGAGACTTATGGTATTTGTCCAGAAAGTGCTATGCCATTCCCAGGCTCACTCTATGGCGATTCATTGAACAACTTCAATGAGTTCTTCTCTTTGTTAGAGCCATATGTAAATGGTATTGCACGCAACAAGGCAAACAAGATTTCTGGTCAATGGAAGCAGGGCTTGCAGGGTATCCTCGATGCTTATCTTGGCAAGTGTCCAGAGACATTCACTTACGAAGGCAAGCAGTACACTCCAAAGAGCTTCGCTGCAAGCCTTGGTTTGAACTGGAGTGACTATGTAACTATTACTTCTTACACACATCACCCATTCTACTCACAGTTTGCTGTTGAGGTACAGGACAACTGGCGTTTCCCATTGTCTTATAACCTCCCAATGGATGAGATGATGCGTATCATTGATAACGCTGTCATGAATGGCTACACAGTAGCATGGGGTGGCGACGTTAGCGAGCCAGGTTTCACTCGTAAGGGTTTGGCTTACATGGTTGACGGTAAGAAGGTTGAAAGCATGAAGGGTAGTGATATGGCTCACTGGCTTGGTCTTTCTGCTGCAAAGAAGAAGGATATCATCGATTCACTCGGTGTAAACGTACCAGAGGTTGTTCCTACACAGCAGCAGCGTCAGGAGCGCTTTGACAACTGGGAACTTACTGATGATCATGGTATGCTTATCTTCGGTATTGCTAAAGACCAGAATGGTAAGGAGTATTATATGGTAAAGAATTCATGGGGTGAGACTGGTGACTACAAAGGTATCTGGTATATGACCAAGAACTTTATTGCAGCTAACACCATGGACTACATGGTAAACAAGAACGCTATTCCTAAGGACATCCGCAAGAAGATGGGTCTCTAA
- the recJ gene encoding single-stranded-DNA-specific exonuclease RecJ: MQFKWNYTPPADTQVNAAKDLGEKLGISPILASLLIRRGITTESAAKRFFRPQLADLINPFLMKDMDAAVDRLNDAMGHKERILVYGDYDVDGCTAVALVYKFLRQFYSNIDYYIPDRYDEGYGVSKKGIDFAKETGVKLIIILDCGIKAIEEITYAKEQGIDFIICDHHVPDEVMPPAVAILNPKRPDDSYPFKNLCGCGVGFKFMQAFAKNNNIPFSRLVPLLDFCAVSIAADLVPVVDENRILTFHGLKQLNQNPSLGLKAIVDICGLNSRELSMSDIIFKIGPRINASGRMENGKKSVDLLVEREYSLALDQAKHIDEYNEQRKDVDRQMTEEANQIVARLESQKHQSSIVLYDEHWKKGVIGIVASRLTEIYFRPTVVLTRDENLATGSARSVAGFDVYAAIKSCRDLLLNFGGHTYAAGLTMKWADVKEFRKRFQAYVEEHIEPEQREAILDIDAVIDFKDITKKLHTDLKRFAPFGPGNPKPLFCTLDVYDFGTSKVVGREQEHIKLELVDSKSNNVMNGIAFGQSASARYIKSKRSFDIAYTIEDNVFKRGAVQLQIEDIRPTEES, translated from the coding sequence ATGCAATTTAAATGGAACTACACTCCACCTGCAGATACTCAGGTCAATGCGGCTAAAGACTTAGGGGAGAAATTGGGGATTAGTCCCATTCTCGCTTCGCTGCTCATTCGTCGTGGTATAACGACGGAGAGTGCGGCTAAACGGTTCTTCCGCCCACAATTAGCAGACCTCATCAATCCTTTCTTAATGAAGGATATGGATGCTGCTGTTGATCGACTCAATGATGCTATGGGTCATAAGGAGCGCATTCTTGTCTACGGAGACTATGACGTAGACGGCTGTACGGCTGTAGCGTTGGTGTATAAATTCTTACGCCAGTTCTATTCAAATATCGACTACTACATTCCCGATCGTTATGACGAAGGATATGGAGTTAGTAAGAAAGGAATAGACTTTGCTAAAGAGACAGGAGTAAAACTTATCATCATCCTCGATTGTGGAATCAAAGCAATTGAAGAGATAACCTATGCTAAAGAGCAAGGAATAGACTTCATCATCTGTGACCATCATGTTCCTGACGAGGTAATGCCGCCCGCTGTGGCAATCCTTAACCCTAAACGACCAGACGACTCTTATCCTTTTAAAAACCTTTGCGGATGCGGTGTAGGCTTTAAGTTCATGCAGGCATTTGCAAAGAACAATAATATTCCGTTCTCTCGTCTCGTTCCCCTACTCGACTTCTGTGCTGTCAGCATTGCAGCAGATTTGGTTCCTGTGGTGGATGAGAACCGTATTCTTACCTTCCACGGACTAAAGCAGTTGAATCAAAATCCAAGCCTTGGACTGAAAGCTATTGTAGATATTTGCGGTCTGAATAGTCGTGAGTTGTCAATGAGCGATATTATCTTCAAGATTGGACCACGTATCAACGCCAGCGGACGTATGGAGAATGGTAAGAAGAGTGTTGACTTACTTGTTGAAAGAGAATACAGTTTAGCTCTCGATCAAGCAAAGCATATTGACGAATACAACGAACAGCGAAAGGATGTAGACCGTCAGATGACAGAAGAAGCTAACCAGATTGTGGCTCGCTTGGAAAGTCAGAAGCATCAGTCGAGCATTGTTCTCTATGATGAGCATTGGAAAAAAGGTGTCATAGGAATCGTAGCCTCTCGCCTGACAGAAATCTATTTCCGTCCGACAGTAGTCTTGACACGTGACGAGAACCTTGCAACAGGCTCTGCACGTAGCGTAGCGGGATTTGACGTATATGCAGCTATTAAGAGCTGTCGTGACCTCTTATTAAACTTCGGTGGACACACTTATGCTGCTGGACTAACCATGAAGTGGGCAGATGTAAAGGAGTTTCGTAAACGATTCCAAGCATATGTGGAAGAGCATATTGAACCAGAACAACGTGAAGCGATCTTGGATATTGATGCTGTTATTGACTTTAAGGATATCACAAAGAAACTGCATACTGATTTGAAACGCTTCGCACCATTTGGTCCTGGAAACCCAAAGCCTCTCTTCTGTACGTTAGATGTCTACGATTTCGGAACCAGCAAGGTTGTTGGACGTGAGCAAGAGCATATCAAGTTAGAACTGGTCGATTCTAAATCCAATAACGTAATGAATGGTATAGCCTTTGGACAGAGTGCCTCTGCCCGCTATATCAAGTCGAAACGCTCGTTTGACATAGCATACACCATTGAGGATAATGTCTTTAAGCGTGGAGCAGTACAATTACAGATAGAGGATATTAGACCAACTGAGGAGTCTTGA